One segment of Aquimarina sp. BL5 DNA contains the following:
- a CDS encoding gluconate 5-dehydrogenase codes for MSLSLFDLKGKNALITGATHGLGMAMAKGLGLAGATVIVNGNSSQEKIDRAVETYKGLGIHARGYKFDVTNEAAVIQAIQQIETEIGTIDILINNAGIIKRVPLEEMEVTDFKKVIDVDLVSPFIVSKHVVKGMIRRKSGKIINICSMMSELGRNTVGAYAAAKGGLKMLTQNMATEWAKHNIQVNGIGPGYFATEQTAPIRVDGHPFNDFIINRTPSAKWGDPNDLAGTAIFLSSKASDFVNGHILYVDGGILATIGKPANEK; via the coding sequence ATGTCATTATCTCTATTTGATTTAAAAGGTAAAAATGCACTGATTACTGGAGCAACTCACGGTTTAGGAATGGCAATGGCAAAAGGATTAGGACTTGCCGGGGCAACTGTCATAGTAAATGGTAATTCTTCTCAAGAAAAAATAGACCGCGCAGTCGAAACGTACAAGGGTTTAGGTATACACGCCAGAGGATATAAATTCGACGTAACTAATGAAGCAGCTGTAATACAAGCTATACAGCAAATTGAAACTGAAATTGGAACCATCGACATTTTAATTAATAATGCTGGAATTATTAAACGTGTTCCGCTTGAAGAAATGGAAGTCACCGATTTCAAAAAAGTGATTGATGTAGATCTGGTGAGCCCTTTTATAGTTTCTAAACATGTTGTAAAAGGAATGATCAGACGAAAATCAGGAAAGATTATAAACATCTGTTCTATGATGAGTGAGCTGGGTCGCAATACAGTTGGTGCCTATGCTGCTGCCAAAGGAGGATTAAAAATGCTTACACAGAATATGGCAACCGAATGGGCAAAACACAACATACAAGTTAATGGTATCGGACCAGGATATTTTGCAACCGAACAAACGGCTCCAATCCGGGTGGACGGACATCCCTTTAATGATTTTATAATCAATCGAACACCGTCAGCAAAGTGGGGAGATCCAAATGATCTAGCGGGTACAGCTATATTTTTATCCTCTAAGGCAAGTGATTTTGTAAATGGTCATATTCTTTATGTGGATGGTGGTATTCTAGCTACCATAGGTAAACCAGCAAATGAAAAGTAA
- a CDS encoding TRAP transporter small permease — translation MRKVIDTFLEKALIIIFSIMLFSVIWQVFSRFLLKSPSTITDEISSFSLIWLGLLGAAYATGKRLHLAIDLIPGHIIAKKQQLYDGIIHGAVLIFGFLVMVVGGTRLCWLTFVFQQKSATLEIPLGFIYLVIPISGLLVCYYSIEILLRKKRF, via the coding sequence ATGAGAAAGGTAATCGATACATTTTTAGAAAAAGCCCTGATCATTATATTTTCAATAATGTTATTTAGTGTTATATGGCAAGTGTTTTCGAGGTTTTTATTAAAGTCTCCTAGTACAATTACGGATGAAATTTCGAGCTTTTCTCTAATATGGTTAGGTCTTTTGGGAGCAGCATATGCCACAGGAAAACGCTTACATCTGGCTATAGATTTAATACCCGGTCACATTATAGCAAAAAAGCAACAACTATATGATGGAATTATTCACGGGGCTGTATTGATTTTTGGTTTTTTAGTCATGGTAGTCGGTGGGACGAGGCTTTGTTGGCTTACGTTTGTATTTCAACAAAAATCGGCCACACTAGAGATTCCTTTAGGATTTATTTATTTGGTAATACCTATCAGTGGATTATTAGTTTGTTACTACTCCATCGAAATTCTACTTCGAAAAAAAAGATTTTAA
- a CDS encoding TRAP transporter substrate-binding protein — protein sequence MMIKKLLLLFIGLFILGSCSKEKETKILRLAHTLDTKHPVHKAMVILGEKLEKKSNGTLQVKLYPSGQLGAERECLELLQIGSLDITKVSSAVLENFIIEYKVFSIPYLFRDRKHAFQVFDGSIGDDMLTKGDKYRLRGLTFYDAGSRSFYTKEKPINTPGDLKGLKIRVQKSNMAVAMVNSLGGSPTPISWGELYTALQQGVVDGAENNLPSFYTSKHYEICKYFSLDQHTAVPDVLLIGLDTWERLSKQEQAWLKEAAKESTIEQRRLWADSEKESLDAITVSGVEIITPDKVLFEKQTESIQAMFQDQPEMLSLINNIKNTNQ from the coding sequence ATGATGATCAAGAAACTATTATTACTTTTTATAGGATTATTTATATTAGGATCTTGTTCTAAAGAAAAAGAAACTAAAATACTCAGACTTGCGCATACTTTAGACACCAAACATCCTGTGCACAAGGCAATGGTAATTTTAGGAGAAAAACTTGAAAAAAAATCTAATGGCACCTTACAAGTTAAATTATATCCAAGTGGTCAATTAGGTGCAGAACGCGAATGCCTGGAATTACTACAAATAGGAAGTCTTGACATCACCAAAGTCTCATCAGCTGTATTAGAAAATTTTATTATTGAGTACAAAGTTTTCAGTATTCCTTATTTATTCAGAGATCGAAAGCATGCGTTTCAGGTTTTTGATGGTTCTATTGGAGATGATATGCTTACCAAAGGTGATAAATACCGATTAAGAGGACTCACTTTTTATGATGCAGGAAGTCGTAGTTTTTATACTAAAGAAAAACCAATAAATACTCCGGGAGATCTAAAGGGTCTTAAAATTAGAGTGCAAAAAAGTAATATGGCGGTGGCGATGGTTAACTCTTTAGGAGGTTCCCCTACTCCAATTTCATGGGGAGAATTATATACCGCGCTGCAACAAGGTGTTGTAGATGGTGCAGAAAATAATCTTCCTAGCTTTTATACCTCCAAGCATTATGAAATATGTAAATATTTTAGTTTGGATCAACATACAGCTGTCCCAGATGTTCTATTAATTGGTTTAGATACCTGGGAAAGGTTGTCTAAACAAGAACAGGCTTGGTTAAAAGAAGCTGCTAAAGAATCTACTATCGAGCAACGCAGATTATGGGCAGATTCTGAAAAAGAGTCTCTAGATGCTATAACAGTATCAGGGGTCGAAATTATAACGCCTGATAAGGTTTTGTTTGAAAAACAAACAGAAAGCATCCAAGCCATGTTTCAAGATCAACCTGAAATGCTATCTCTGATTAACAATATCAAAAACACGAATCAATGA
- a CDS encoding bifunctional 4-hydroxy-2-oxoglutarate aldolase/2-dehydro-3-deoxy-phosphogluconate aldolase (catalyzes the formation of pyruvate and glyoxylate from 4-hydroxy-2-oxoglutarate; or pyruvate and D-glyceraldehyde 3-phosphate from 2-dehydro-3-deoxy-D-glyconate 6-phosphate), with protein MKYTNDHIIKVMEDTGLIPVFNHSDISIAKEVLDASYQAGIRVFEFTNRDTKALNVFIELRKYASKYDDLILGIGTIFTKTQSERFLNAGADFIVSPALIHEVADFCNKKEIVWIPGCATITEVYTAHRLGAQLIKAFPGNILGPNFIKAVKTVLPQVKIMPTGGVEPTLENLKLWFNSDVSCVGMGSQLFNKNDIKSKNFPKLTEDIKEALQHIQKIKNI; from the coding sequence ATGAAATACACAAATGACCATATAATTAAAGTAATGGAAGACACAGGATTGATTCCTGTTTTTAACCATTCAGACATTAGCATAGCAAAAGAAGTATTAGATGCTTCCTATCAAGCAGGTATTAGAGTATTTGAATTTACAAATAGAGACACAAAAGCATTAAACGTTTTTATTGAATTACGAAAATATGCATCTAAATATGATGATCTTATTTTGGGTATAGGTACCATTTTTACTAAAACTCAAAGCGAACGATTTCTGAATGCTGGCGCAGACTTCATCGTTTCTCCAGCCCTGATTCATGAAGTTGCTGATTTTTGTAACAAAAAAGAAATAGTATGGATTCCGGGATGTGCTACCATCACCGAAGTATATACTGCTCATCGATTAGGTGCACAACTCATTAAAGCTTTTCCGGGGAATATTCTTGGCCCCAATTTTATAAAAGCAGTTAAAACAGTCTTGCCACAAGTAAAAATAATGCCTACAGGAGGTGTGGAACCAACTTTAGAAAACCTGAAACTTTGGTTTAATTCCGATGTTAGTTGTGTTGGGATGGGGTCACAGCTTTTCAATAAAAATGATATTAAAAGTAAAAACTTTCCAAAACTGACTGAAGACATTAAAGAAGCGCTACAGCATATACAAAAAATCAAAAACATATAA
- a CDS encoding DUF4861 domain-containing protein, producing MKHLFIITSIFILIISSCKKTEKHTIKTKYISFKNILDVNRTDESIIISRDKILSILDSIPNNKVPLIKDSSGKIIPFQLDDLEKDGIWDELSLALDFTSNQTVKLELTTIARESIPSFTPRTNIRFGIGTNKTNVKEVLKQNRTGDPRANDSLFYQMEGPAWENDKVGFRFYFDPRNGIDIFGKTTSELVLDRVGLGDANYHELDDWGMDILKVGNSLGAGALAIKYNDSLIRITGKDQAEFKVIAEGPVRSIFDMIYKNSKIGERNIDLTHRITIWKGQWGYQSEVFFSGVTDDMKLVSGIVNLKPNKPYSKTLKNYYALETFGPQSENNDALGMAIIVSKEDFINKGEALQEKADIQQTYYTIMSASNKKSTAFYVLSGWEQSDQQFKTYNGFKKMIDNKIERLSNPILTQ from the coding sequence ATGAAACATCTATTTATTATTACCTCCATATTTATCTTGATTATTTCAAGTTGTAAAAAGACCGAAAAGCATACCATAAAAACAAAATACATAAGCTTTAAGAACATTCTGGATGTTAACCGAACAGATGAAAGTATTATTATAAGCAGAGATAAAATATTATCTATACTGGATAGTATTCCTAATAATAAAGTTCCTTTAATCAAAGACTCATCTGGGAAAATCATTCCTTTTCAACTAGATGACTTAGAAAAAGATGGTATCTGGGATGAACTCAGCTTAGCTCTTGACTTTACATCAAATCAAACGGTCAAGTTAGAATTAACTACTATCGCTAGAGAAAGCATTCCTTCATTCACCCCAAGAACGAATATTAGATTCGGAATCGGAACGAACAAAACCAATGTAAAAGAAGTTCTAAAGCAAAATCGTACTGGAGATCCCAGAGCTAATGATAGTCTTTTTTATCAAATGGAAGGCCCTGCATGGGAGAACGATAAAGTTGGATTTAGATTTTATTTCGATCCACGAAATGGTATAGACATTTTTGGAAAAACAACTTCAGAACTAGTTCTTGACAGAGTTGGTCTGGGAGACGCAAATTATCACGAATTAGATGATTGGGGAATGGATATTCTAAAAGTTGGAAACTCACTTGGTGCCGGAGCATTAGCCATAAAATATAATGATTCACTTATCAGAATCACTGGAAAAGATCAAGCCGAATTTAAAGTCATTGCTGAAGGTCCAGTAAGATCAATTTTTGACATGATCTATAAGAATTCAAAAATTGGAGAACGAAATATCGATCTAACTCATAGAATTACAATCTGGAAAGGACAATGGGGATATCAAAGTGAAGTTTTTTTTAGCGGTGTTACAGATGACATGAAATTAGTAAGTGGTATTGTCAATCTCAAACCTAACAAGCCGTATTCAAAGACTTTAAAAAACTATTACGCTCTGGAAACTTTTGGCCCACAATCAGAAAATAATGATGCTCTGGGAATGGCAATAATAGTATCAAAAGAAGATTTTATAAATAAAGGTGAAGCTCTACAGGAAAAAGCAGATATCCAACAAACATATTACACAATCATGAGTGCTTCGAATAAAAAGTCTACCGCTTTTTATGTTCTTTCTGGATGGGAACAATCTGATCAACAGTTTAAAACGTATAACGGGTTTAAAAAAATGATTGACAACAAGATTGAAAGACTATCAAATCCAATACTGACTCAATAA
- a CDS encoding TRAP transporter large permease: MNYTEVLILTLSFLVLLSIRVPVAYAIGLSGLFTLMVAMPFMPSVTTLAQRMATSLDSFTLSAIPFFILAGQIMNKGGIAVRLINFAKAIVGPLPGGLAFVNIFACMLFGAISGSAVAAASAIGGFMNPMMEKEGYDKPFSAAVNITSSTTGLLIPPSNVLIIYSLASGGVSIAALFVAGYLPGLLIGFALMMVAGVYSVIKKYPTEKLVSFKEFFKRFLDALPSLLLLVVVIGGIVAGIFTATEASAIAVIYTFVLAMAYKEISFKSIASILLETIKTSSIVLLLIATSIAMSWVMSYENIPQEISNALLSVSENPIIILILINLILLFVGVFMDMTPAILIFTPIFLPIVTDLGMNPIHFGIVMILNLCIGLCTPPVGSVLFVGCSVAELSIQKVIRPLMPLFLIMILVLVLITYIPQLSLWLPKIFDL; the protein is encoded by the coding sequence ATGAATTATACTGAAGTTTTAATCCTGACCCTTAGTTTTCTAGTATTACTTTCCATACGTGTCCCTGTTGCTTACGCTATTGGCCTTTCCGGACTATTTACACTTATGGTTGCTATGCCATTTATGCCTTCAGTAACAACATTAGCACAGCGTATGGCGACTTCATTAGATAGTTTTACGCTTTCTGCTATTCCCTTTTTTATTCTAGCTGGCCAGATTATGAATAAAGGAGGTATTGCTGTACGCCTCATAAATTTCGCAAAGGCAATTGTCGGACCTCTTCCTGGAGGATTAGCTTTTGTAAACATATTTGCTTGTATGCTTTTTGGTGCCATATCAGGTTCCGCAGTTGCTGCAGCCTCAGCAATTGGTGGGTTTATGAATCCAATGATGGAAAAAGAAGGATATGATAAACCTTTTAGTGCAGCCGTGAATATTACGAGTTCTACAACAGGATTATTAATTCCTCCCAGTAATGTCTTGATCATATATTCTCTAGCAAGTGGTGGAGTTTCTATTGCTGCTTTATTTGTAGCAGGATATCTACCTGGATTGCTTATTGGATTTGCTCTAATGATGGTTGCTGGTGTTTATTCAGTAATCAAAAAGTATCCTACGGAAAAGCTAGTGAGTTTTAAGGAGTTTTTCAAAAGGTTTTTAGATGCGTTACCAAGCCTTCTTTTACTAGTTGTAGTTATTGGAGGAATCGTTGCTGGAATTTTTACAGCTACAGAAGCTTCTGCTATTGCCGTGATTTACACTTTTGTATTAGCCATGGCGTATAAAGAAATTTCTTTTAAAAGTATTGCATCCATACTTTTGGAAACTATAAAAACCTCATCAATTGTGCTATTATTGATTGCTACTTCTATCGCAATGTCTTGGGTAATGTCCTACGAAAATATCCCTCAGGAAATTAGCAATGCTTTACTTTCTGTAAGTGAAAACCCAATAATAATCTTGATTCTTATTAATCTCATTTTACTATTTGTCGGTGTTTTTATGGATATGACTCCTGCGATATTAATCTTTACGCCTATATTTTTACCTATAGTTACTGATTTAGGAATGAATCCTATTCATTTTGGTATCGTGATGATTTTAAATCTTTGTATTGGATTATGCACTCCTCCGGTGGGCTCTGTACTTTTTGTAGGATGTAGTGTTGCCGAATTAAGTATTCAAAAAGTGATTAGACCATTAATGCCATTGTTTTTAATTATGATTCTGGTACTGGTTTTAATTACCTATATACCACAACTTAGTTTATGGTTACCAAAGATATTTGACTTGTAA
- the kduI gene encoding 5-dehydro-4-deoxy-D-glucuronate isomerase produces MATAYQSRYASHPKAVKAMDTTELRDEFLIENLMQLGQINLTYSHYDRYIAGSAVPKDTLKLEPIDPLKAEYFLERRELGIINVGGKGEVVVDGTSYDLEYKEALYIGKGNKDILFKSQSESNPAKFYINSAPAHRNYPTVKVTKEKANKIELGSLETSNHRTVLQLIVGGIVETCQLQMGMTELKKGSVWNTMPAHSHDRRMEVYFYFEVPKDQSVCHFMGQTDETRHIWMQNEQAVISPPWSIHSGSGTSNYTFIWGMAGENLDYGDMDKCEITALK; encoded by the coding sequence ATGGCTACTGCTTACCAATCCAGATATGCATCCCATCCTAAGGCTGTTAAAGCTATGGATACCACAGAACTTAGAGATGAATTTTTGATAGAAAATCTTATGCAACTGGGACAAATCAATCTGACGTATTCTCATTACGACAGGTACATTGCTGGATCTGCAGTGCCAAAAGATACTTTAAAACTAGAGCCAATTGATCCTCTAAAAGCTGAGTATTTTTTGGAACGAAGAGAGCTTGGGATCATTAATGTTGGTGGAAAAGGAGAAGTTGTTGTAGACGGAACTTCTTATGATCTAGAATATAAAGAAGCCTTATACATAGGAAAAGGAAATAAAGATATATTGTTTAAAAGTCAGAGCGAATCCAACCCTGCTAAATTTTATATCAACTCTGCACCAGCTCACCGTAATTATCCTACAGTCAAAGTAACAAAAGAAAAAGCTAACAAAATAGAGCTAGGATCTTTAGAAACCTCTAATCATAGAACAGTATTACAATTGATTGTTGGTGGCATCGTAGAGACTTGCCAGTTACAAATGGGAATGACAGAATTGAAAAAAGGTAGTGTTTGGAACACAATGCCCGCTCATTCTCATGACCGAAGAATGGAAGTGTATTTTTATTTTGAAGTGCCAAAAGACCAATCTGTTTGTCATTTTATGGGTCAAACGGATGAAACCAGACATATCTGGATGCAAAATGAACAAGCAGTAATTTCTCCACCTTGGTCAATCCATTCCGGCTCAGGAACCTCTAATTACACATTTATATGGGGAATGGCAGGAGAGAATTTGGATTATGGCGATATGGACAAATGTGAAATAACAGCTCTTAAATAA